In Promicromonospora sp. Populi, one genomic interval encodes:
- a CDS encoding HAD-IIA family hydrolase produces the protein MASAGLLASDVPLAAAYDLALVDLDGVAYKGHLPIDHASASLAAARSGGMRLLFVTNNASREPEEVASQLTGLDIPTDPDEVMTAAQACAALLTTRLDPGAKVLVVGGKGLVTAVRSAGFTVVESADDKPDAVAQGYTPELGWTQLAEAAYAVEGGAWHVASNLDLSLPTARGFAPGNGALVGAVVSATGITPDSAGKPSPTMYRLAIERVGASRPLVIGDRLDTDLGGAREGGYPGLHVLTGVSTARDAVLAVAGQRPTFVGADLRALLEPHPVPVLADGWHVCNGAAAQVADGGLRLDGSGIDLVRAACAASWAAVDAGETLDPTSVPALSA, from the coding sequence ATCGCGAGCGCCGGGCTGCTGGCGAGCGACGTCCCGCTCGCCGCGGCCTACGATCTCGCGCTCGTCGACCTGGACGGGGTGGCGTACAAGGGGCACCTGCCGATCGACCACGCGTCGGCGAGCCTGGCGGCGGCGCGGTCGGGCGGGATGCGCCTGCTGTTCGTGACCAACAATGCGTCGCGCGAGCCGGAGGAGGTCGCGAGCCAGCTCACAGGCCTGGACATCCCGACGGACCCGGACGAGGTGATGACCGCCGCGCAGGCGTGTGCCGCGCTCCTCACCACACGGTTGGACCCGGGTGCGAAGGTGCTCGTCGTGGGTGGCAAGGGCCTGGTGACGGCGGTGCGTTCGGCGGGCTTCACCGTGGTGGAGTCGGCGGACGACAAGCCGGACGCCGTCGCGCAGGGCTACACGCCGGAGCTGGGCTGGACGCAGCTCGCCGAGGCCGCGTACGCCGTGGAGGGTGGCGCGTGGCATGTGGCGAGCAACCTGGACCTGTCGCTGCCGACGGCGCGCGGGTTCGCGCCGGGGAACGGCGCGCTGGTGGGTGCCGTGGTGTCGGCGACGGGGATCACGCCGGACAGTGCCGGCAAGCCGTCGCCCACGATGTACCGGCTGGCGATCGAGCGGGTCGGGGCGAGCCGGCCGCTGGTGATCGGGGACCGGCTGGACACGGATCTGGGCGGTGCCCGCGAGGGCGGCTACCCGGGTCTGCACGTGCTGACCGGCGTCTCGACGGCGCGCGACGCCGTGCTTGCCGTTGCGGGACAGCGCCCGACGTTCGTGGGTGCGGACCTGCGTGCGCTGCTCGAACCGCATCCGGTGCCGGTCCTGGCCGACGGCTGGCACGTGTGCAACGGCGCTGCGGCGCAGGTGGCCGACGGCGGGCTACGGCTCGACGGTTCCGGGATCGACCTGGTTCGCGCGGCGTGCGCCGCGTCCTGGGCCGCCGTTGACGCGGGGGAGACCCTGGATCCGACGTCGGTCCCGGCCCTGTCCGCCTGA